The DNA window AATCTTCTATTTGCTTCACAAAAAGGAAAAAGTGTTATCCCATCTTTGGGTTGCTTTGCTACACGGTGACACACATGAAGAAGCCTTGAAAGCATGTTGGTGCCCTGTCACAAATAAATAATACAATCAAATCAGCTTTACAAATAGACGCATATGGATAAATTAAATTCACACAACTAAGCATACATAAAAGATTATAACAAACTCAAAAGCAATTAATAAGCTGCGATTTGAACATAATCATCAGCAACACAACATCACAGCATACAAAAATCAAAActgaataaaaaagaagaaagaatctGGTTGGAACATTTCATCGAACATCTTGTGAGCAAGGACAAAATTtgcttttttcttcatttcaacTAGTAAGCGCTCATCCAATTTAGCTTTATGATGTTGTATACTAGCTTTAATTATAACTTAAACCAAAATCTGCACCAAAATTGAATCACAAGAATCACAATCAAACATAGAACCTGTAATTGAGTCAAAAACGTAAATCAAATTctaaactgaaacaaaattcgaTTTGAAATCGAAACAAACATGTACTGAAAACTTGGCTTGAATGCAAATTATGAACCTTGAAAAGCTCTGCTCGAATCCAAACTCCGCACTGAGTCGAAGCCTCCAAACTCAAACCAAAACAGAACTGAGTAGCAAttcgattctgaacaaaaaaacCTTCGCAAACAACAAACATAGTCGTGAAGCTCAAATAGAACCGCGAAACCGTAATTGAAACAATTCTTAATCGAAAACTGAATCTGgttgttggttgtttgttgtaTCCATTTTTTCTGAAAAACTAGATGAAGATCTAGATGAAGAGTTTGAacgtattgttgttgttgttatgtgaaGAAGATGAGAGAAAAAAATAGCTTTTGCGAAATAAGCGCGGCTTTTGGAAAAAGCGCTTATGCTTATGGGCATTTTTTGGGGTTTGGACTCAAATTTGAAGAAAACAATatacaaataacattttaaagCAAATAATTTTAAGCTAATAGTTTTAAAAGTGAGTTAATatataaaacatctaataaaaagTGAATTTATAAAATAGATTGTGGTTTGTAAATGTGTttagaataatattattattttgagtaataagattaaataatttttttaattaatttaaatttacacccgttttaaattTAATGGGAGTAATTTCGATTTGATGATAATAATATTTTTACCTTACACccattattttaaaaatagggtgtaaattgtCACGTGCTAATACTTGAAATGATAttatatttacaaaattgccaccgcattacttatttacacccgtttttaatatatcgggtgtaaattttaaaattatattgttctttTTGTACTAGTGATTTCTATTCCGTTAAAAATACCATTTACTTAGATTGAATGTTTCCACCACAACTCTAACAACTGCACTATGCAATactacaaattacataaaaccatCGCAAAACATTctttaaatataaaacaataattCGGTTATTTGGGAACAATGTCAATACTTCTGATCTACGTGTTACATTGTATGTTGAAAAACCAGATCTCCGAATATATATGGTGTGGGGTCAATTGTCCCCATTGTTTACAAGGTAGATCTGTCCCTGTCTCCGATAACAGTATTTAGACATTGCCAAGTTAGTATCTctttcaaaataatgaataattgatattaGAATGCTCCTTAGTGGATCGTTAAATTGCTGAACTGAGTTGTTGTTTACTAAAGTGTGCAGGCAATaaattaggggtgtgcaaaatatccggttgtGATGTCCAAATCCATAATCAAATCTAAACCACttttatatatttgaatataattgaATGTTTATTAACCGGTTTACTTATTAAaggtttggttatccattcatataatccggatataattaaaaGGTTATTAACCAGTTAAATTATTTCGGATTtggttataatccggttattatccaaatctaaatattttaattttcaaaataaattattttttttgaaaataaaaatttgggaaaatataatttttaaaattggattttttttaaaaaccggttatataatcataatcaaATTTATAACCGGTTATATATCTAGTTTTGAataaaatgtggttatggttataaatccaaaccatttaaatggttttaaaatggttatggtttggtttttgaaaataaccaatcATGCACACCCCTACAACAAATAAGGTCCTGTTGCAGGCACTGACATTCTTCTAAATAgtttagttataaaatattatGTCGAGGTATATAACATAGAATTCATGTGTTAAACTGGGTATGTGGAAgattacttgtggtattcttgatgagattaaagaatgtcagaaatcggatttgaaattggttgacatcatgacattgattaatcaagaaaAAGGTGGTGATTCCCGGATTGATGAGAATGgcgtcatgagatgtcgtgatcgagtttgtattcctgatgttaCGGATatgagaaagagaattcttgaggaaggacttAGAAGTGGTttaagcattcatcctggtgctactaagatgtatcaagatttgaggaaattattttggtggcaaggtattgTAGCTGGAAAAACCTAAGATCGAAGCCATTATATTGacttgactcaatatttcagtgaaagtcgtcaccgcgctttattgtttccaaaggaaaagggaaaagaacgaagaaaacccaaagtttaaaataagaaagagatcttaggtacgggtgttgattatacaaggggaaggttttaagcacccctcatatctgtggtactccacaagaacctttttgaaaatttgtgtcgtgtgtgttaaaaagggtttgttttatttttaaaataagcttggcaaagcattaagctttgggcctacatacctcctcggtgcaatggagaagtcagagctaatgtagttcctcttaaaagggaaacgttttaaaaacgaataaacactttatcgtcatcggagagaaatactcagccattgatcttgagcacgagaacaaatgagttctttgcatcgcaaatgaaagaagggctccaactcggatagaaatcaacgagtatgccactagctctctcacgcggaaaagatctcatcatatcaatcaatttcaaaatcgtggggtatcgccactcgttatAACAATTAgttgtgtctaaacttttgaagaaaaggccactaagggcaaacgatattttaagaaaaaggttttgaaaaggttttgcaaacataagaaggtttttgaaaaaagggagaagattttgaaaatctaagaaggggaggagatgaagaggctatcctaatacataaaataaaagctaaggaaaagaacggtctaaccgaaaaaagaagccaacacttgacattaagattcaagttagatttcccatcctttggaatactaACACTAAACCagagcattaccacttggggattcagatgaacttattatctttagcaccactttgcattaagcgcattaaaattttgacaaaaatcgagcatagtaacggctgttttcgggtaaactccttatctcaatgcctcagaattaaccatcaaggactttcaaggaaatacctgcatacacaaacagacaacaatccaatgccagacagacagaataatcatagagtaataacagaataagggtccagaggtactaaatccgaaagtccaagtctccaaaatactcgggatagtaaccaatagtctgaAAGAGAGCtttaaacgttttttagatttttgttgtttattagtgttttagcacaaaagtaaagtatggtccaagtggacaaaaagaaaatagcggaaacataaaaaaaaaacgctcaaatggacaaagagaaaatagcggaatataaacgtccaaatggacaaaaagaaaatggcggaaacataaatatgttgaaatgataaaatataccaataaagcgaaaaatataaaaagcaatataataaagtgcagaaattaaagtcaattgttagatgttaaagataaccatcttgaaacttgtcaagtatgttatcaaagttagtaatatagattgatggtgagtgaaggacgttctcggatttaaattcaatggaaatttatcagaagcttgataaaatcatagtgactacacgataaacctccataagtcttaaatcaaccgcatacaattcccttccatgtttgatcttttttggttcgggacacgaaatattgcgctatgttaagtagatcgccaagtgatttatgtagaaatcaccccactctccgaaagcaataccgcatgaaaagaaaataggtaacgatatagtctttaccaagaatccataagaattctcaaggtattaagactttcatcgatcaaaagaaaaagaaataaaagatagaaccacattcaaaagctcctttcatccataatttcaatcacttaatattgcggattcggattttcatcctatcgacgccctaagtccattgatattagagagaaattaggcctctaatttgcgATTCAAAGAAAAtgtcaaaagaatggagtagaagaagagttaaaaCAAAagacaagtcaaaaatagcacaAACAAggattctgcctcactggaaatcgatttccctctgtaggaaatcgatttcctgcttgAAGAATTCAAATCTGGCGCAAACAACAGAGTggaaaatcgatttccctctgtaggaaatcgatttcctacgcacagttttcaaaaaatagcattatgaagcataaaaattgatttaggcaaacatacaaacaccttatgatcacatatccattggagcacgaaatttccatcaattcaccatcaaataggaccaatatagcatcaaagatgcattgagcacaagcaacaaagatctacatcttagagtttaaaattttaccacttcttgaacaaaatgttggagtagcttcaagaacaagcaccaaatgagtagatccttcaaaattggagatgaacaaacaaagaaaagagtgaaatgtagggggtttagttcaaaactagcaagattcaaggtgaatctcactaattctatgaaaatgaagtttgggtgagggttttggaaaggatgagaaatgaatttgcaagaacttttttggctctccaagcttgtgaAATAAGggaggcaaggcctctatttatagaattggagcaagagtagtggtaatttggttattttgcatttggtaattaatttgtgcttaattggtgtttaaaagGTAAAATGATGTTAAAATGGGTTTAATGAaaggaattaattttggtgaggtggaaaattggtaaaatgacaaaaatgatcaaagataaTAGGTTCCAAAATGATGTtatgcttccctctctattttttttttaattttcgccCCAGGAAATCATTTTCccgtaaatcgatttccaccttcaaatattcaaaaattgttttcttgcagtgttttgatttttgcccggtcttttacttgtaaaatatgaacaaaagagacaaaatgcatatttttgaattttggttagtataaaacaaataaaaagctaaaaaagtgcttgatgattcccctcagagataatcacagtatcaagaaTAGAGCTTCACAATCTTGCTCTTGATCGATGATTAAAATGCAAtcaatgtatgatcttagggtcaaaaattgaggtATGACAGATATGAAAAAGAATATAGCGgtattttggtggcaaggtatatatatatatatatatatatatatatatatatatatatatattaatttttaaaaataatatgaatgaacacgactaaatatttttattttaaaaattaaatataaagatACTATTCATATTAGGTAATAAAAAAAAGGCAATTCAAATTTTTTATCTTCAataaaatttaatcaaatatttaaataaaaatgctaacgagtgctccAAGACATtgattaagaaaagaaaaaagtaaattaaacattatttaatagattaaaaagataatttttttttttcaaaatatgtgtATTTGATGCTTAACCCGTGTCTAGGGTTACTTTCTAGCATGACCTatgttattcattttttttaatgctCGAAATTTGGTTGTTATTCATTTGTTGAAAAACTTATGACGCACTACATTGTTGAGTGCAAATATAGGAGTGAGATCAACCCTTTTTAAGTTTAAATTCGAAGTTAGAGTTTTTGTGGTTGGGCTAAACTACATAAACTATAATTACAACTAAACCTAAATATTTTTAGGAGGAATGTAACTCCCTTATCAAAAATTGACAAATCCAGATTGAAATTACAATATTTCCTTAGAATTTTCTAAATTAATATTGATGTATTTGAGGTATAATTTTCTTTACCAATACATTTAATCGATCATGGTATTTACTAAATTATTCTTGGAGCTTAACTAAAACAGTATTTTTGtaataatttcaaatcaaatgCTCTATCTCTTATTACTATTATCAGTTGATTGTTTAATTGGTGTACCTTACCTCTATATAGACAAGATTCATTTAAAAATTATGGTAATAGTGATAGGAGTGAGTATATGTATATAAAATGCAAACGATTAAATAATTCTATTTTTAAcacaattttattttactattttcaaTTTATTGCATTTAAATAGAAATATATTGTATTCAGTAAGCGAAAAAagtcaaatcaaatctttttttcttcataaaatcaaatcaaatttttaaaataggtataataattaatatatatatatatatatatatatatatatatatatatatatttatcaaaaatataataaattcatgATTAAACAAGGTACggagatttattttcttttatttttcatggTGGTGACGGTTTCaaaattccttcttcttcttctctttcttcttggtGGAGGGATTTAGTGAAGATTGGTTATCGCTCGTTTAGAGATCCTATAAAAGAGTGTTGTTTGTTTGATGTTCATAATGGTTTCAACACTCCTTTTTGGGAAGCAAGGTGGTTGGATGGTGTCATTTTGAAGGATTTGTTTCCGGACTTGTTTTTGTTTTCTAATTTGAAGGGGGTGTCGGTGGCGGCTATGGGAGGTTGGTTGGAGGGTGTTTGGAGGTGGGGGGATTTTGGTATTTCCGTGTCGGTTTTGGAGGATGCCGAGGTGAGGAGTCGGTTCATCTCTTTTAGCCTTTTGGTGGGCAAATTTGGAGGATTTAAGGATGGTAAGGACTCGGTTAAGTGGGAGGGTAATAAAGGTTTGGATTTTTCCGTGGCATCTTGTTATGCTTTCTACGGTAAAGACTTTGTCCCGCATGGTCCACCTAACAAATTTGATGACGTTTTTCGACTTGTTTGGAGAGTAGAGGTGCCTTTCAAAATTAAGGCATTTGGTTGGAGACTCCTTCATGATAGATTACCTACCAAGAATCTTTTGGTCTTGAGAGGTATTCATTTTCCCGTTGAtaatttaatgtgttttttttgTGGAGTGGATGTAGAGAATAGAAACCATTCCTTTTTTGGTTGTGACGTGGTGAAGAATATTTGGAAAGAAATAGCTTTTTGGGTTGGTAAAGTGGGTTATATGGAGGACGATTGTTTGTCCAATTTT is part of the Vicia villosa cultivar HV-30 ecotype Madison, WI linkage group LG2, Vvil1.0, whole genome shotgun sequence genome and encodes:
- the LOC131651417 gene encoding uncharacterized protein LOC131651417, with protein sequence MGGWLEGVWRWGDFGISVSVLEDAEVRSRFISFSLLVGKFGGFKDGKDSVKWEGNKGLDFSVASCYAFYGKDFVPHGPPNKFDDVFRLVWRVEVPFKIKAFGWRLLHDRLPTKNLLVLRGIHFPVDNLMCFFCGVDVENRNHSFFGCDVVKNIWKEIAFWVGKVGYMEDDCLSNFMDWHRFFCTQKLVDSKVDVVWLATTWTIWITRNGACFREEGWNVNDIVWSIKLLVWKWSFCGKITHSNYSFYEFSKDPILFLS